A window of the Mucilaginibacter sp. cycad4 genome harbors these coding sequences:
- a CDS encoding DUF2911 domain-containing protein yields MKKTYVFLFSMLIACCCFSLKSYAQIPRIPEASSTQTIIQDFGLGKVTITYSRPNVKDRKIFGGIIPYGEVWRTGANAATTITFSEKVVIEGNPVPAGTYSLFSIPTKNEWTIILNKVVKQWGAYSYKQDQDFLRFTIKPIRVSEKRETFTMAFVNSTTKSTDLVLVWDKTAAYIHMETDDDAKITANIDELMKGDRKPYYFNAIQYYYENHKDVDKALGWVYEAEKIEPKGPWYKLWESRLLLRKGDKAGAIAAAEAGIALANADKDEEYARLNQEALDQAKQ; encoded by the coding sequence ATGAAAAAAACTTACGTATTCCTGTTCAGCATGCTGATAGCGTGTTGTTGTTTTAGCTTAAAATCATACGCCCAGATACCCCGCATACCTGAGGCCAGCTCAACTCAAACCATTATCCAGGATTTCGGATTAGGAAAAGTAACCATCACTTATTCCCGTCCCAATGTTAAAGACCGCAAAATATTCGGCGGTATCATCCCTTACGGCGAAGTTTGGCGCACCGGCGCTAACGCCGCAACTACCATTACCTTTAGCGAAAAAGTTGTTATTGAAGGCAACCCGGTACCTGCCGGTACTTACTCCCTATTCAGCATCCCTACTAAAAACGAGTGGACCATCATTCTTAATAAAGTTGTAAAACAATGGGGCGCCTACAGCTACAAGCAAGACCAGGATTTTCTGCGTTTTACTATAAAACCTATCCGCGTGAGCGAAAAAAGGGAAACCTTTACCATGGCCTTTGTTAACTCAACCACCAAATCAACCGACCTGGTATTGGTTTGGGATAAAACCGCGGCATATATCCATATGGAAACCGACGACGACGCCAAGATCACAGCCAATATCGACGAGTTGATGAAAGGCGACCGCAAGCCATACTACTTCAACGCCATACAGTATTACTACGAAAACCACAAAGATGTTGATAAGGCATTAGGCTGGGTTTATGAAGCTGAAAAAATTGAGCCGAAAGGCCCATGGTATAAGCTATGGGAATCGCGCCTGTTATTGCGTAAAGGTGATAAAGCCGGTGCCATCGCCGCAGCCGAAGCCGGTATAGCCCTGGCCAATGCCGATAAAGATGAAGAATACGCCCGCTTGAACCAGGAAGCGCTGGATCAGGCTAAGCAATAA
- a CDS encoding class I SAM-dependent rRNA methyltransferase, with amino-acid sequence MIDVILKKGKEKAVLQRHPWVFSGAIEKVKGKPANGDVVQLLNTQGEFMAYGFYNDQSRVTLRLLEWNKDVQVDEAWFREKVATAVKSRDSILANGTNTCRLIFSESDYLPGLIVDKYAGHLAVQVLTSGIQNVMPVIIDELKKLLNPGSISDKSDNASRAHEGLAEAENKVLAGSPPPELVEVLENNVVYGINITEGQKSGFYCDQRDNRHVLAVHTKDKKVLDCFCYTGGFTLNSLKEGAASVTSVDSSALAIETLAENIRLNKLDATKHTAIKSDVNVQLRKFRDEGEKFDVIVLDPPKYAPSRSALTRASRAYKDLNRLGMLLLNEGGLLATYSCSGAMDMETFKQVIAWAALDAGKQVQFIYQFHQPEDHPVRASFPEGEYLKGLLCRVF; translated from the coding sequence ATGATTGACGTTATATTAAAGAAGGGTAAAGAAAAAGCCGTACTGCAAAGGCATCCCTGGGTATTTTCAGGAGCGATTGAAAAAGTAAAAGGTAAGCCCGCTAATGGCGATGTGGTGCAATTGCTAAACACCCAGGGCGAATTTATGGCCTATGGCTTTTATAACGATCAATCGAGGGTTACTTTACGATTGCTGGAGTGGAACAAAGATGTGCAGGTTGATGAAGCCTGGTTTCGTGAAAAGGTAGCTACAGCGGTTAAAAGCAGGGATAGTATCCTGGCTAACGGCACTAATACCTGCCGGTTGATTTTCAGTGAATCGGATTATTTGCCGGGCCTAATTGTTGATAAATATGCCGGGCATTTAGCCGTGCAGGTACTTACATCGGGCATCCAGAATGTAATGCCTGTTATTATTGATGAGCTTAAAAAGCTGCTCAATCCCGGAAGTATTTCAGATAAAAGCGATAATGCTTCCCGCGCTCACGAGGGTTTGGCCGAAGCAGAGAACAAAGTGCTTGCCGGCAGTCCGCCGCCTGAACTGGTTGAAGTTTTGGAGAACAATGTAGTTTACGGGATCAATATCACCGAAGGCCAAAAATCGGGCTTTTATTGTGATCAGCGGGATAACCGCCATGTATTGGCCGTGCATACTAAAGATAAAAAGGTATTGGATTGCTTTTGCTACACCGGCGGTTTTACGCTGAACAGCCTTAAAGAAGGCGCGGCATCGGTGACCAGTGTGGATAGTTCGGCGTTGGCCATTGAAACACTGGCCGAAAACATCAGGTTAAATAAACTGGATGCAACTAAACATACAGCCATTAAATCCGATGTGAACGTGCAGCTTCGCAAATTCAGGGATGAGGGCGAAAAGTTTGATGTTATTGTGCTCGATCCTCCTAAATATGCACCATCACGCTCGGCATTAACCCGTGCCTCACGCGCTTATAAAGATTTGAACCGCTTAGGCATGCTGCTCCTTAACGAGGGCGGTTTGCTGGCAACCTATTCATGCTCTGGTGCTATGGATATGGAAACCTTCAAGCAGGTAATTGCCTGGGCCGCGCTTGATGCCGGTAAGCAGGTGCAGTTTATTTACCAGTTCCACCAGCCCGAAGACCATCCGGTACGCGCTTCCTTCCCCGAAGGTGAGTACCTGAAAGGTTTACTTTGCCGGGTGTTTTAG
- a CDS encoding TonB-dependent receptor — translation MYENFTNYDGCHRIRYRAKIKGVLQCCITALLFLAMCTSAFAQGSKITGVVNDEHGQPLPGVSVKLKGTPNGTTTNVNGQFNINAEPSQTLVFSFLGYMPQEVAVGSQKSISIKMQPNATNMNEVVVVGYGTQRKATVTGSVASVTNSEIVTTKNENVLNMLAGKVAGVRITQNTSEPGSFSNAFDIRGFGNPLVVIDGIPRDNISRLDPNDIESVSVLKDASAAIYGVRAANGVVIVTTKKGKKGAVDLNYSGTYGWQIPSYMPKPVGAVDFMTLVNEQLLHNVNGGQVKYTDADFAAYKNGSKTSTDWYSPVFANSAPQQQHNLNATGGTDNTSYFVSMGITDQDGFFKSGDLNYKKYNLRSNLTTKINKNLTIDVNLSGTIEQKNQPYQDAWWIIRSFWRQVPTQSIYANNNPAYLNNGEVDGSNPVAMVNADVDGYKQIANKWLQSSVSATYNVPFVPGLSAKGLYNYDYYFSSNKIYQRSYNQYNYDANSNTYAPIANQTPGSLTRQFYEKPSTLMQLSLNYAKQFKGGHNITALALYEESEQKGDNFNAQRQLSLPVDQLSAGNALNQTATVDGGWPYDFVTKSFVGRVNYDYKSKYLVEFSFRDDANSKNSPLKRWGFFPGASAGWRISQENFWKNTSALSFIDDLKIRLSYAKLGDDAGLNAYQYLTGYNYPASGDNNRLPPGSVFDGTFVNGAQSRGIANPYIFWYVAKTYNAGIDLQAWNGLLGLTVDAFRRDRSGLLDTRADNLPGVVGAGLPQENLNSDRAQGFDIEINHRYHIGSFNYFVKGTFGYTRTQWISKVHSAYGNSQLNWHNNNDNRYNNIFWGYGANGQFQNYQQILNSPQFVSRNAVVGDYILQDWNGDGVINDQDVHPIAQNVSNNNYSVPSTTFGLTLGGSYKGFDINTVWQGAAGINVSYIEQLNIPLWGGGSALSMFMDRYHPTDPKADPYDPNTAWTPGTFALTGTTANTNSLSNIHSAAYVRLKSAEIGYSIPAGAAKKVGIKGARIFVNGYNILTITGLKYLDPEHPSANYGYLYPLDKVYSIGVNVKL, via the coding sequence ATGTACGAAAATTTTACCAATTATGATGGGTGCCATCGCATCCGTTATCGTGCTAAAATTAAGGGAGTATTGCAATGCTGCATTACCGCTCTTTTGTTTTTAGCCATGTGTACTTCGGCTTTTGCTCAGGGCAGCAAAATAACCGGTGTAGTAAATGATGAGCACGGACAACCCCTGCCCGGTGTAAGCGTTAAGCTAAAGGGCACGCCCAATGGTACAACTACCAATGTAAACGGCCAGTTCAACATTAATGCGGAACCAAGTCAAACGCTGGTATTTAGTTTTTTAGGGTATATGCCTCAGGAGGTAGCGGTAGGCAGCCAAAAATCTATCAGCATTAAAATGCAGCCTAACGCCACTAACATGAATGAGGTGGTTGTGGTAGGTTACGGTACTCAGCGTAAAGCAACCGTAACCGGATCGGTGGCATCAGTTACCAACAGCGAGATCGTGACCACCAAGAACGAGAACGTGCTGAACATGCTTGCCGGTAAAGTGGCCGGTGTACGCATCACTCAGAATACATCCGAGCCGGGTTCGTTCAGCAACGCATTTGATATCCGTGGTTTTGGTAACCCCCTGGTGGTTATCGACGGGATTCCGCGCGATAACATTTCAAGGCTTGACCCTAACGATATCGAAAGCGTTTCGGTATTGAAAGACGCATCTGCCGCTATTTACGGTGTGCGCGCCGCAAACGGTGTAGTTATCGTTACTACCAAAAAAGGCAAAAAAGGTGCGGTTGATCTTAACTATTCCGGTACTTACGGCTGGCAGATCCCATCGTACATGCCAAAACCTGTTGGTGCAGTTGATTTCATGACCCTGGTTAACGAGCAACTTTTGCACAACGTTAATGGCGGACAGGTAAAATACACCGATGCTGATTTTGCTGCTTATAAAAACGGTTCAAAAACAAGCACAGACTGGTATAGCCCAGTTTTCGCTAACAGTGCTCCGCAGCAACAGCATAACCTGAATGCTACAGGCGGTACTGATAATACCAGCTATTTTGTGAGTATGGGTATTACCGATCAGGACGGCTTTTTCAAAAGCGGCGACCTGAACTATAAGAAATATAACCTGCGCTCAAACCTAACCACCAAAATCAATAAAAATCTTACCATTGATGTAAACCTGAGCGGTACCATCGAACAAAAAAATCAACCTTACCAGGACGCCTGGTGGATCATCCGCTCATTCTGGAGACAGGTACCTACCCAAAGCATTTATGCCAATAACAACCCGGCATACCTGAACAATGGCGAAGTTGATGGTTCAAATCCTGTTGCAATGGTCAATGCAGATGTTGATGGTTACAAACAAATCGCCAATAAATGGTTACAGTCATCAGTGTCCGCAACGTACAATGTACCCTTTGTACCGGGCTTGAGTGCTAAAGGCTTGTATAACTATGATTACTATTTTTCAAGTAACAAGATCTATCAGCGTTCATATAATCAGTATAACTATGATGCTAACAGTAATACCTACGCGCCTATAGCTAATCAAACACCAGGTTCACTCACCCGCCAGTTTTATGAAAAGCCAAGCACCCTGATGCAGTTGTCTCTAAACTATGCAAAACAGTTTAAAGGAGGTCATAACATTACAGCTTTGGCGCTTTATGAAGAAAGCGAACAAAAAGGCGATAACTTCAATGCACAGCGCCAGCTTTCACTGCCTGTTGATCAGCTGTCGGCGGGTAATGCTTTAAATCAAACAGCTACGGTTGACGGAGGCTGGCCTTATGATTTTGTAACTAAATCATTTGTTGGTCGTGTAAACTACGATTATAAATCAAAATACCTGGTTGAGTTTAGCTTCAGGGATGACGCCAACTCCAAAAACTCTCCGCTTAAAAGATGGGGCTTTTTCCCGGGTGCATCTGCCGGTTGGAGGATCTCACAGGAAAACTTCTGGAAAAACACATCGGCTCTGTCATTTATTGATGACCTGAAGATCCGTTTGTCATACGCTAAACTGGGTGATGACGCAGGTCTTAACGCTTACCAATATCTTACAGGTTATAACTACCCGGCTTCGGGCGACAACAACAGGTTGCCTCCGGGCTCGGTATTTGACGGTACTTTTGTTAACGGTGCCCAAAGCCGCGGCATAGCTAACCCTTATATTTTCTGGTATGTTGCAAAAACATACAATGCAGGTATCGACTTGCAGGCCTGGAACGGTTTGTTAGGTTTAACTGTTGATGCTTTCAGGCGCGACAGGAGCGGCTTGCTTGATACCCGCGCCGATAACCTGCCGGGTGTAGTAGGTGCCGGTTTACCACAGGAAAATCTTAACAGCGATCGTGCCCAGGGTTTCGATATCGAGATAAACCATCGTTACCACATAGGCAGCTTTAACTACTTTGTTAAAGGTACATTCGGTTATACCCGCACACAATGGATCAGTAAAGTACACTCGGCTTATGGTAACTCGCAGCTTAACTGGCATAATAATAACGATAACCGTTATAACAACATATTCTGGGGTTACGGTGCCAACGGCCAGTTTCAAAACTACCAGCAGATCCTGAACAGTCCGCAGTTTGTATCACGCAACGCGGTAGTTGGTGATTATATTTTGCAGGACTGGAACGGCGACGGCGTCATCAACGATCAGGACGTACACCCTATTGCACAAAACGTAAGTAACAATAACTACAGCGTGCCTTCAACCACATTTGGTTTAACATTGGGCGGTTCATACAAAGGTTTTGACATCAATACCGTATGGCAGGGAGCTGCCGGTATTAACGTATCATATATCGAACAATTGAATATCCCGCTATGGGGTGGTGGCAGTGCCCTATCTATGTTCATGGACAGGTATCACCCAACTGATCCTAAGGCCGATCCTTACGATCCAAACACCGCATGGACCCCGGGTACTTTTGCCCTTACGGGTACAACAGCCAATACTAACTCGCTGTCAAACATCCACAGCGCAGCTTATGTGAGGTTAAAATCTGCCGAGATTGGCTACAGCATCCCAGCCGGGGCAGCTAAAAAGGTGGGGATTAAAGGTGCAAGGATCTTTGTGAACGGGTACAATATATTAACCATCACAGGCTTGAAATATCTTGATCCTGAACACCCATCGGCCAACTACGGCTATTTATATCCTTTAGATAAAGTTTATTCCATCGGTGTAAATGTTAAACTATAA
- a CDS encoding RagB/SusD family nutrient uptake outer membrane protein — MKKYTYTILAFLLCWTTACKKLDTLPPSIVKDDDVFATAAGIQAYMSRLYSELPIEDFRYSPERGLNMFWIISPTSATTGEALSRDQNNSMQENTGLSTWGDCYKVIRDANYFAETLPKYASNFTNDQVNNWLGEARFVRAATYFALVKRYGGVPLVDKVLNYPEQSIEELKIPRSSEEKIYDFIGADLDYAYTNLPETNQAGRASKYAAAGFKSRAMLYAGTIAKYNQITLVDGSGNRLCGIPVAKAVTYFKAAYDAAALLDGKYSLYKKAWAAGDKNAQYQNYVSLFFDASSPENIFVRQYHYPESVHGYDAYNVPRQLMGANGYSSEVNPTLDFVELFDGFPKNADGTIKTTTGGKYDLYTNTVDIFANAEPRLRATVVLPGDVMKGVSIEIRRGIYTGPSAGGISPLLPAGSTAHYPTDNIVQSANASQTPYKLPNGTTMNPAGLSGYFTGDGTNSVSGFSIRKYIVPDKPTSEVLENRSDQTWIELRYAEVLLNRAEAAVELNALGQSDKSYLQDAFTQINQIRERAGADLLTGTANLTIDIVRKERKKELGFENKQYWDMRRWRVADKEQNSTIYRTLMPFYSANDGKYFFDARLDERNSRYTFDVRWYYEQIPQGEIQKSQNLIQNPGY; from the coding sequence ATGAAAAAATACACATATACGATATTGGCTTTTTTACTTTGCTGGACAACGGCATGTAAAAAGCTGGATACCCTGCCCCCGAGCATTGTTAAGGACGATGACGTTTTTGCTACCGCCGCGGGGATTCAGGCCTACATGTCAAGGCTGTACAGCGAATTACCTATCGAAGATTTCAGGTACTCGCCCGAAAGAGGTTTAAATATGTTCTGGATCATCAGCCCTACGAGCGCTACCACAGGCGAAGCCCTGAGCCGTGATCAGAATAACTCCATGCAGGAAAACACAGGTCTTTCAACCTGGGGCGATTGCTATAAGGTTATCAGGGATGCTAACTATTTTGCCGAGACCCTGCCCAAATACGCGAGCAACTTTACCAACGATCAGGTAAATAACTGGTTAGGTGAAGCAAGGTTTGTGCGTGCGGCTACTTATTTTGCATTGGTTAAACGTTACGGTGGTGTGCCGCTTGTTGATAAAGTGCTTAACTATCCTGAACAAAGCATCGAGGAATTAAAAATCCCCCGTTCGTCGGAAGAAAAGATCTATGATTTTATCGGCGCCGACCTGGATTATGCTTACACTAACCTTCCTGAAACTAACCAGGCAGGCAGGGCAAGTAAATATGCGGCTGCGGGGTTCAAATCAAGGGCAATGCTTTACGCCGGTACAATAGCTAAGTACAATCAGATCACATTGGTTGATGGCAGCGGTAACAGGCTTTGCGGTATTCCGGTTGCAAAAGCGGTTACTTACTTTAAAGCAGCTTATGATGCGGCAGCATTGCTTGACGGTAAATACAGCCTATACAAAAAAGCATGGGCTGCGGGCGATAAAAACGCGCAATATCAAAACTACGTTAGCCTGTTTTTTGATGCATCGAGCCCTGAAAACATATTTGTACGTCAGTATCATTATCCTGAATCGGTACATGGTTATGATGCCTACAACGTACCACGCCAGTTAATGGGCGCTAACGGTTACTCATCAGAAGTTAACCCGACGTTAGATTTTGTGGAGCTGTTTGATGGTTTCCCTAAAAATGCTGATGGTACTATCAAAACTACAACCGGTGGTAAATACGATCTGTACACCAATACTGTGGATATATTTGCCAATGCAGAGCCAAGGTTAAGGGCAACCGTAGTTTTGCCTGGCGATGTGATGAAAGGCGTAAGCATCGAGATCCGCAGAGGTATTTATACCGGTCCTTCCGCTGGCGGCATTAGTCCGCTGTTGCCTGCTGGTTCAACTGCTCATTACCCAACTGACAATATTGTTCAATCGGCTAATGCCAGCCAAACCCCGTACAAATTACCAAACGGTACAACCATGAACCCTGCCGGTTTAAGCGGTTATTTTACAGGCGATGGAACCAACTCTGTTTCTGGCTTTTCTATCCGTAAATACATTGTACCTGATAAACCGACGTCTGAAGTATTGGAAAACCGTTCTGATCAAACCTGGATCGAGCTGCGTTATGCCGAAGTATTACTTAATCGTGCCGAGGCAGCTGTTGAGTTGAACGCCTTAGGCCAGTCGGATAAAAGCTATTTACAGGATGCCTTTACCCAGATCAACCAGATCCGTGAGCGCGCCGGTGCTGATCTTTTAACCGGTACTGCCAATTTAACTATCGACATAGTTCGTAAAGAGCGCAAAAAAGAGCTTGGTTTTGAGAACAAACAATATTGGGATATGCGCCGCTGGAGGGTTGCCGATAAGGAACAAAACAGTACCATTTACCGTACGCTGATGCCTTTCTATTCGGCTAATGACGGTAAATACTTCTTTGATGCCCGTTTAGATGAGCGTAACTCAAGATACACTTTTGATGTGCGCTGGTACTACGAGCAGATTCCGCAGGGCGAGATCCAGAAAAGCCAGAATTTAATTCAAAATCCGGGTTATTAA
- a CDS encoding DUF3823 domain-containing protein gives MKKLFYSIALSVLVAAGSSCKKVDNYAAPNVTLKGTVTDAGTGKSLQTEQGSGTRIKLLEISWSSNPTPFYISSFQDGTYQNTKLFAGKNVISAEGAFVPLVQVDDAGKTIVDKSQTVDVKGVTTVNFSVEPFLRIEWAGDPVLNADGTITTSFKVTRGTADPNFQQNVSDVAVFINSNNYVGNNNYDNRYTPKLSGDAANATIGQTVSLTTLGGKLPGKRSYFVRVGARVSYGLNYYNYTDVKEVKVP, from the coding sequence ATGAAAAAACTATTTTATAGCATAGCATTAAGTGTATTGGTTGCCGCGGGCAGCTCATGCAAAAAGGTTGATAATTATGCCGCTCCCAACGTTACCTTAAAAGGTACTGTAACTGATGCCGGGACTGGCAAAAGCCTGCAAACAGAACAAGGTTCGGGTACCCGAATCAAATTATTGGAGATAAGCTGGAGCTCAAACCCAACCCCGTTTTATATATCCTCATTTCAGGATGGTACTTATCAAAACACCAAACTGTTTGCAGGTAAAAATGTAATTTCGGCCGAGGGGGCTTTTGTGCCATTGGTTCAGGTTGATGATGCCGGCAAGACCATTGTTGATAAAAGCCAGACCGTTGATGTTAAAGGTGTGACCACTGTAAACTTTTCGGTCGAGCCATTTTTGAGGATAGAATGGGCCGGCGATCCTGTTTTGAATGCAGACGGTACCATAACTACCAGCTTTAAAGTTACCCGCGGTACTGCCGATCCTAATTTTCAGCAAAACGTGAGTGATGTAGCCGTATTTATCAATTCAAATAACTACGTAGGCAACAATAACTACGATAACCGTTATACGCCTAAGCTGAGCGGTGACGCGGCCAACGCAACCATTGGTCAAACTGTTAGCCTTACTACGCTTGGCGGCAAACTGCCCGGTAAAAGGAGCTACTTTGTACGCGTAGGTGCAAGGGTTTCTTATGGTCTTAATTATTACAACTATACCGACGTTAAAGAGGTAAAGGTTCCGTAA
- a CDS encoding GH92 family glycosyl hydrolase: protein MKKLLLLAFAFLPAALSAQEKVSSPVDLINPLMGTQSKPSLSNGNTYPAIALPWGMNFWTPQTGKMGDGWQYTYDADKILGFKQTHQPSPWMNDYGMFSVFPETGALKLDEKDRASWFSHKAETAKPYYYSVYLADYDVTTEITPTERAASFQFTFPKGDSSHIVIDAFDKGSYVKIIPGEQKIIGYSTKNSGAVPANFKNYFVIYVDKPFALASAWHDWKQDAGQLEYTGDHAGAVITLKTAKGEKVHLKVASSFISIEQAELNLKRELGNDDFATTCQKAKDTWNKTLGRLDVEGGTIDQTRTFYSSLYRMLFFPNKMYEVDASGQNVHYSPFNGKIAPGYLFAGTGFWDTFRALYPFLNLVYPSINKEMQEGLINDYKEGGWLPEWSSPGYADCMIGNNSASVVAEAYLKGLRGYDIETLYQALKHGANNEGPNATGRRGVQYYNTLGYVPYNVKINENAARTLEYAYDDFAIYQLGKALGKPKKEIEIYKKRSQNYRNIFDPETKLMRGKNQDGTFETPFNPFKWGDAFTEGNSWHYSWGVFHDIQGLINLMGGKQQFAAKLDSVFEMPPVFDDSYYGGVIHEIREMQIAGMGQYAHGNQPIQHMIYLYNHAGQPWKTQYWVREAMNRLYRATPDGYCGDEDNGQTSAWYIFSAMGFYPVTPASDQYVLGAPLFKKVTVNLENGKTITINAPKNSADNKYVNTLTVDGKPYTNNWLSHKGLLNGAVLDFDMQAAPNKDRGTKDADAPYSMSNEK, encoded by the coding sequence ATGAAAAAGTTACTCCTTCTGGCGTTTGCCTTTTTACCGGCGGCACTTTCGGCACAAGAAAAGGTGTCGTCACCTGTCGATCTGATCAACCCGCTCATGGGCACGCAATCAAAGCCATCGCTCTCCAATGGTAACACCTACCCGGCAATAGCCCTGCCATGGGGGATGAACTTCTGGACGCCTCAAACCGGTAAAATGGGTGATGGATGGCAATATACCTATGACGCCGATAAGATCCTCGGTTTTAAACAAACCCACCAGCCATCGCCATGGATGAATGATTATGGTATGTTCTCCGTTTTTCCTGAAACCGGTGCGTTAAAACTGGACGAAAAAGATCGCGCCAGCTGGTTCTCGCACAAAGCCGAAACTGCAAAGCCGTATTACTACAGCGTTTACCTGGCCGATTATGATGTAACAACCGAAATTACACCTACCGAGCGTGCCGCCAGTTTCCAGTTCACTTTCCCTAAAGGCGACAGCTCACATATCGTGATCGACGCTTTTGATAAAGGCTCATACGTAAAGATCATTCCCGGTGAGCAAAAGATCATTGGTTACAGCACCAAGAACAGCGGCGCGGTACCTGCCAACTTCAAAAACTATTTTGTTATTTATGTAGATAAACCATTCGCGCTGGCTTCAGCATGGCATGATTGGAAGCAAGATGCCGGTCAGCTGGAATATACCGGCGACCATGCCGGAGCGGTGATCACCCTGAAAACCGCTAAAGGCGAAAAAGTTCATCTGAAAGTAGCTTCCTCATTCATCAGCATTGAGCAGGCTGAACTTAACCTGAAACGTGAGCTTGGTAACGACGATTTCGCCACAACCTGCCAAAAGGCAAAAGATACCTGGAACAAAACCCTGGGCCGTTTGGATGTTGAAGGCGGTACTATCGACCAAACCCGTACTTTTTACAGCAGCCTTTACCGCATGCTTTTCTTCCCCAACAAAATGTATGAGGTTGATGCCAGCGGGCAAAATGTGCATTACAGCCCCTTCAACGGCAAAATTGCGCCGGGGTATCTGTTTGCCGGTACCGGTTTCTGGGATACCTTCAGGGCGCTTTATCCTTTCCTGAACCTGGTTTATCCATCTATCAACAAGGAAATGCAGGAAGGCCTCATCAATGACTATAAAGAAGGCGGCTGGCTGCCCGAATGGTCGAGCCCGGGATATGCTGATTGTATGATCGGTAATAACTCGGCATCGGTAGTAGCCGAAGCTTACTTGAAAGGTTTACGCGGTTATGATATCGAAACATTATACCAGGCCCTTAAACACGGAGCTAACAATGAAGGCCCGAACGCGACAGGTCGCCGTGGTGTTCAATATTATAATACGCTGGGTTATGTGCCATATAATGTTAAGATTAATGAAAACGCTGCCCGTACGCTCGAGTATGCTTATGATGATTTTGCCATTTATCAATTAGGTAAGGCTTTAGGCAAACCCAAAAAAGAAATCGAGATCTACAAAAAGCGCAGCCAAAACTATCGCAACATTTTTGATCCGGAAACTAAACTGATGCGCGGTAAAAACCAGGATGGTACTTTTGAAACTCCGTTCAATCCATTTAAATGGGGCGATGCTTTTACAGAGGGTAACAGCTGGCACTACAGTTGGGGGGTGTTCCACGATATCCAGGGTTTAATAAACCTGATGGGTGGGAAGCAACAATTTGCAGCTAAACTGGATTCGGTGTTTGAAATGCCGCCGGTATTTGACGACAGTTATTACGGCGGCGTCATCCATGAGATCCGTGAAATGCAGATTGCGGGTATGGGCCAATATGCACACGGCAACCAGCCCATCCAGCATATGATCTACTTATATAATCATGCAGGCCAGCCATGGAAAACCCAATATTGGGTTCGCGAAGCTATGAACAGGCTTTACAGAGCCACCCCTGATGGCTATTGCGGGGATGAAGATAACGGCCAAACGTCGGCCTGGTACATTTTCTCGGCTATGGGCTTTTACCCGGTTACCCCGGCCAGCGATCAGTATGTTTTAGGTGCCCCGCTGTTTAAAAAAGTGACCGTTAATTTAGAGAACGGCAAAACCATCACCATCAACGCACCAAAAAACAGTGCAGATAACAAGTATGTAAACACCCTTACTGTTGATGGAAAACCATATACCAACAACTGGTTAAGCCATAAAGGGTTATTAAATGGTGCCGTGCTTGATTTTGATATGCAAGCCGCCCCGAATAAAGACAGAGGTACAAAAGATGCCGATGCGCCTTATTCAATGAGCAACGAGAAATAA